The Nerophis lumbriciformis unplaced genomic scaffold, RoL_Nlum_v2.1 HiC_scaffold_1032, whole genome shotgun sequence DNA window CCAAAAATCCATAACTTTCtatttaaacatttattaaatagAAGAACAAGTCGTGCGATGATGAAGTTTATACAAAATAAGCGCCAATAGCGTGTGTTTTTATAAAtcttaacacatttaaaaaaaaaaaagcaccacacAAAAAACGTCCAGGAAGTCAACAGTACAGCTACGACTCACAGGAAATGTAGTTCACATCCCAGCACTGTTTATTACGGTGACTAAACCTATAAAGTGCATCTCATAATTAGAATATCGTGCAGAAGTTAGAAGACGTTATTAAAGGCTCAAcaagttgtttttgtttatttcttgATGAGACCGCGAACtggtacactgaaaaaaatacatttcaaaaaagtaaaactacgtttgtttatttttcttctctaaaaagaaaaacatattttgttcaGCAATTTTTTTCCACGAGAAAAATAATCTCCTATTAGGTAAGTATAACGAGCCAGTTCTTATGAAATGTTCCcagaaatgtgttgttttttctttGACAAGTTAAACCTCATATTATGAAGTTCAAACTAAAACTGGTTACCTaactttttaaattcaagaacagacacacacagaACATACATctattgtaacatgtattttaagcgaaaaaacaaaaaaacaaatgaatgagGGCCGCACAGTTGCCAAGTGCAGGCCTGCACTTGACAACTGTGCGGCCAAAGTGCGTTCCGGGGGCCACAGTTCAGTCGTAATTGACCCTCTGCATATTGTAAAAGTAAAGTAAATTCAtatcaatataaatgtattatttcattcgatgaaataatacatataaatagtcatgaaaataaaggaaatgcattgaatgaggagaaggtgtgtccagagaaggtgtgtccaaaattttggcctgtactgtatgtgtatatatatatatatatatatatatatatatatatatatatatatatatatatacatatatatatatatatatatatatatatatatatatatatatatatatatatgtacatacatatatatatatatatatatatatacatatataaatatatatacatacatacatatatatttatatatacatacatacatatatatgtatgtatgtatatatatatatatatatatataagtaaatatatatatatttacttatatatatatatataagtaaatatatatatatatatatttacatacatacatacatatatatatgtatatgtatgtatgtatgtatgtaggtatgtatatatatatatatatttatatatatataagtaaatgtatatttacatacatacatacacatatatataccttatatatatatatatatatatatatatatacatatatatacatatatatatatatatatgtatatatatatatataatgtatatatatatatatatatatatatgtatatatatatatatatatatatacacacagtatattatCTCAAACACCCTTGGCCTAATGGTAAGCATGTTGGCTGCAAAGTTAGTAGATCTGAGTTTGCATATCTGTTTGAGCGTCTTTGTGAAGTTTGGATGTTTTCCTTGTGCATGTGTCAGTTTTCCATGACCGCTTTGAATTCATcccttattaaaaaaatatgtatgttagGCTAATTGGACAATAATTGTATAACAAATTACGTACTGcgggtctttattttttttaagatctAGGAATCATTGGATTTCTGCTAAAAAAGGTATtacattaaaacaatttataatttTTAGAGGCTAAAGCACATACAGTATTTCATATCAATAAAGAACAATCTTAGATctagaatatatattattttttcttgCATCTATTCTCATAAAAGTACATTTTATCTGAATTTATGAATCGAATAAGAGCAATTGGCTTAAGCTATGCAAAATGAACAGCTTGTTTAAAATTAGACCTGACTCCTTTTTCTAGGACTCATTTTATTCTTCAAGTCACGAGAAAAATTTTCTAATTATAAGAATTACAACCAAGCAATTGTTTATTATCTCATTGGTAGATTTGTGTTGCTTGAGGTAAGAGAAGTTGTCTTATTTGTTTTAAGCAGATTTTGCAGTGTAGTTTATAATATTTAACTTTTAGACAACTTTCTTTAATTTATGAAATGTTGAAAACTAGGTTTTTCACAAAAAATGCTACTTATACAgaaataaatatacttttttagtATGCACTGTTCACTGTTATTGAGATTGGCCTGTACAGTACGTATATGAATGGGCATACACATTTACTCAACACTTTAATGTAGCAAATACAGTAGAAGCAAACATAATATAACTTGTTAATAACATTAGTTTGTCTTTACAACTGGATTAAGCATAACAACTAGTCACCCATTTCTAAAGGCAAAATAAATGATCTTGTAAACTTTTAGCTTCTATATATTTACCGTACAACTTTTCTTCACACGGATCACAGGTGAGCTTGAGCCTATCCCAGATAACTTTGGGCAAGAGGATGCTGGACTGAACATTGACATAAACCTATATGTACATCACATTGTTAAAAATCACTAACTAATATTTACCAAAAAATGTCCCCAAACAGAAAAATATTGTATGTCAGATGTTGTATCCAatttgataaaaacagttttgctTCAGTACACAGCCCATTATTTTGCAAAGAGCACCTTGTTATTGTCTGTTTCACAACATAAAAGTAGCATCCTGCTCGTAACTACTGCACATAATATATTTTTGCTATGATCATTCATGGTCTGCTGCAGTATCCCCAGGACAGTTAGAAGAAAGATCTTCTTCATCTGGAAAGAAGGAAACATGTCCGCCAACAAGAGGTGAAAACAACTACAAGTGTATTATTAGCTTACCATTATAGGTAGTTCCACACCATATGCAGTAAAAATGGATTCCTCTTAAATATGAAGTCAAAATCTGTAGTTGGTCAAAGGACTGAAagaaataataatctgaattaatGACAGTTATTTTGTGTAACCTCAGGCAGTACAAGCATTATTAACTCTCCTGTATTGTTTGATATGAAACCCTTCAACCATAACACATACAGGCAGGTGAACAGGCCGCATGTGACGTTTGTGGGTTTTGGTGCCTCACATAACAACAATTATATGCTGTAGTGAAAAACTGTAATTATGTGATGtgtcatattgtaattgtatgcatgttcggaataaactaacaccataaccataacaATAACCTTTACTGCTCCATATTATCATATTGGATTGAATACTGCACAAAATATATGGTTGGTAAttattttacaataataaataaatactaacagTTAATTCCGCAATATCTTCCTCCCTGGCTTCCTCCTCCAATTGAAGACCATCAACCTCTTCTTCATTTTCAACTTTAGGCCAATACCATTCTTCCCGAGGGACTGTGATGCCCTGAAATCAAAGGAAACATTGTCAAAATAATTTACAAACTGAAAGGCGCAATTGTTGCTTCCAAATAATCATCTGTCATTTTTCTGTACTGGTGGATTATGTCAATAATTGTCAATATGATTTTGCGCTATAACCAAACATTGTCCAACCTTTTGAGAATCCAAATGCTCACAGGCTCGCTGACTTCTTCTGAGGTCCCCTTCAATCTTTCGCTCCTCTCTCTCAGTTCTAACTCTCGACCTAGAGATGAGACATACTGTGAAACATTGTGGGATTGCACAGTGCTCAAAGGCCAAGGAGTTTCTGTTTCAGTTTTTACCGAAAGTCTTCCAGTGATTTGGTCTCATTCTTTTGTTTGGCCTGTACTTTTTTCCGATAGTGCTCCAGTTCCTCCTCAGCTTTTCGCTTCTTTGCCTCTTCCATCCCAATGCCACCTCTGTCTATTTTTTAAAGGATACAAGTTATATGTACAAATAATGAGCAGACGACACTTATACTGTATCAAGCGGAACAAAAACAACGTCTTACCAGTTTTAATATTGAGTGGAATTGGATCTATTCTGCCCGCCCCTGAAAAAAAGcacacatattattatgaatacatggaaaaaatacaatagaattttaaaaatcaataagagaaaaaaaatcatgcCTTCTTTTCCAAGGCCTTGTCCAGCTTTGTAACCCATTTTCTTCAAAAGTGCAAATCCCTTATTCTCATTACTAATGGAGCTCTGTAAAGCTGCTTCACGACTTTCCTTTTCTTGCTCTTTGAAGGTTTTTTGACGGTTTTTAATGTTGCTCTCTTTGTGCTTTTCCTCACGTTTTAGGGCTTCTTGTACTCGCCTCACCTTGGAAACACCTGGTTTGACGTCTTGTCTGACATAGAATGGAAGGGTACAATATATTATAATAGCATAAGGTGATTATAATTGATGCAAAAAATGCTGTACTTGCAGTAAACACACTATTGTGTTTAGATATGAATACAATATTTAGAGTTAGTTTAAGGGAAATGTGAAATGTTCATTTATACAGTGCTATGCTGTGTAATAACATTGATTTAGTAACACATTTTGGATTTGATTTAATTAGATTTTTAAAACATATTGATGAACACATAGGTGTAAACATGCAAGATTGTAGCCAGTGGCTAATTTCCATATTTCGTCCCTGCCAAACACAAACGAACATGACAGCACTAAACGCCGGGACAATAAGGCCatatacaacatccatccattttctaccgcttgtcccttttctaccgcttgtcccttttgcggatcgcgggggatgctggaacctacaataaaacaataataatataaagtacagtagattaaaaaaaaatcaacaataaaCCATATTACTAATGACAGCCAagcaattaaatgaccatagaaaGTTGGATTTAAGAGCTCAAATGTTTAAGTGCTGAAGTGTTTTAAAGTTAAGATATACAAGAGGAGAATTGCACATTGCTCGTTACAAGGCGCTAATTCTCAAGTTTTTAAAGTGCTGGTATAAACTGCACATTGCACTAATTTTGCACACACGGGCGTGTGGGCTTATTGCACAGGTTCGCATACATAGTTGTGATGATGTACTATTTCACAGCATAACACAATGTATATGTAAGCAGACAGGGTCACGAGATTACATCAATGTGATAAAACAACACTAGATCCTACAATATTTCAGAATGCTCACAAAATAGTAACGTCGACAGTAATTGTTTTCAATACATCCATCCAGccttcaattttctaccgcttgtccctctcggggtcgcataTATTGTCAATACAAACGCGTACATTTGATTGAGGAAAGCATCGGACATATAATCGTCTTCCTCGTCGGACATTATTGAAATGAAAACCAGCAAATGAAAAACTGAAAGCTATGGTTGTTCTACAATGTTTTGGTTCGTCGACAATAACTTCCGACGAGCTACAAATTACACTTACGGTTCCTAGCTTCCTATTCGTCTTgcagttgtttttaaaaacaaacaaacacgtaCGGTGATAATtcgtaatatatttaaaaaacagttaTAGTTCTATTTTTCTTTGAAGTTTGTTTTGAGAAAGAGTGAAATTCAGGTTATTCAGTGGTTCAATACCGGACACGTGTTAATGCGACACCATGTAGTCTCGTCTAATCAGGTTATCTGGACACAAGATGAATAACTTGGTTAGCTCATGTTTGTAAAGCTGTTGACTGAAACAAATTAGTGTCTTACAACAAGGTGTATAATATTAGGTGGTATCATTTGACCTGTGTCTGGATTTGGCGAAGCGTAGCTTTTCATCGCAAGGACTCGCTAGCTTGAggctgctaactagctagccttTCAAACAGCTGGGGTAAGCTGTCAACGCACAACAGGAGCGTCTGGCGGTTTAAATACACACGGTAAGTAATATAACGTAATATAACATTCAGCGTGTTGTTTCAGTTACATGATTAATAATGATGCACGTAACGCTGTGCAGCCACTGTCATGTTTTGATTATTCTAAGACTGTTCAATACAGAACATCCTCGCAATGGAGTTGGCTCACAGTCTCCTGCTGAATGAAGAAGCTTTAGCCCAGATAACCGAAGCAAAAAGGCCCGTTTTCATTTTCGAATGGCTTCGGTTTTTGGATAAAGTTCTTGTGGCGGCAAATAAGGTGACTTGCATCATAGTTTCTGCAGCTTTCATGAGATGGCAACCAGCtaagaatgtttgtgtttgcacgGCAGGTGGATGTGAAGGAAAAGCAGAAGAAGCTTGTGGATCAGTTGACCGGACTGATCAGCAGTGCTCCAGGTCCACCTACGAGAAAACTGCTTGCCAAAAACCTTGCCACCCTCTACAGCATTGGCGACACATTCACTGTTTTCCAGACGCTGGATAAATGCAATGATATCATCAAAAGCAAGGATGACACACCTGCCTACTTGCCCACAAAACTGTAAGATGAAGTTCAATTACTGCAGTTGTTTTCATACTGAAGTGTAATTCTGGTCTTGTCGTCCCCTCCCGGGCCAAGGGACGACAGGGATGCGTAGTTGGATCAAAATAGACGTcagagacgctttgctgaaccaaaagttgctttattacaagcaagcgttatttaaacaggtctgcagtactcGGAGGAATCTTAGTCAAAAATGGAGGATTCCTAACCTGCCAAACCGTCAGTTTATATATTCCTTATTTGTTTGTCTGGGTGTGGGCTTAGTCCCAACAGCACCACCTGACCATAAAAGTAgaagtttgtgtgtaagtgtctggaaaacaactgctttgagTCATAACGTAGTCTCCTCTCAAGGATATGGCTATctcttttgcattccaaagtcccaattagggcctccttCCTATGAGAAGTGATCCAATTCGCCTGCGAATAGCAAACTAAGTTAAAGTAAAggaaccaatgattgtcacacacacaataggtgtggtgaaattaacctctgcatttgatccatccccttgttcaccccctgggaggtgaggggagcagtgagcagcagcggtggccgcgctcgggaataattttggtgatttaacccccaattccaacccttgatgctgagtgccaagcagggaggtaatgggtcccatttctttagtctttagtatgactcgaccgatctcagagcggacactctagccacaaggccactgagcaggtgccttatcttatcatgtgctcaaactgaaataccactctgTACTCAAACTTGAAGGTTTTCTTTTTCaaagatgaatatgaacattcaccatatgtacaacataatatgagttaattaatacaCTTCAATACATTATCCcttgcatttttgcagtttttttaaagTTCCAGTAATATACCATGTTTCCCTATTCAAGGGATTTCGTCATTAAGACAGATGTCACTCTGCAAAAGGATGGTTCGCATTTTAATGGAGGATTAAGCGTACATGAGAGATAATGCTCTGGCAGACACTGATGCAGTCTAATAATTATTGCATGGTCATGTAACACTCTTTGCCGATCCAGTCATTTGTATTTCCTTATGGGAGAATTTAACATAAATAGTGCCACTCTGCATAGATGTAGCTTAACTTCCCTTAgctgtgcatccggaaagtattcacagcgcttcattttttccaaattttttcagctttattccaaaatgaaatacattaatttttctcCTCAAAATTTTACATGCAATACCCCAAAATGACAAAGTGAGaaagttttattttttgcaaattaaaaaaaaaaaaaacaacaactaataaaGCACATGCACATAAGTATCTATAGCCTTTGCAATGAAACTGAAAAGTGAGATCAggggcatcctgtttcaactgttGATGCTTGAGAtattcctacagcttaattggagttcacttgtggtaaattcagttgctTGGACATGATTTAGAAAAGCACACACTTGTCTATATATAAAGTCCTACAATTGACATGACATGAATAAGGtcaaaggaattgtctgtagatcTCCGAGATAGGATTGTCTCGAGGCACTAATCTGGGaaagggtacagaaaaatatctgctgccttgaagttcccaatgagcacagtggcctgcATAATTATTTAATGGAAAAAATGTTTGAAACCACCAGGACTCATACTAGAGCTGGCCGgccgtctaaactgagcgatTAGAGGAAAAGGGCCCGAGTCAGAGAGGGGGTCAAGAACTTGatggttactctgtcgagctacACAGCATTGAGGAGAATTttacagaaggacaaccatctctgcagcaatccaccattcAGGATTTTAAGGTCAAGTGGCCAAACGTAAGCCATTTTTTCGTaatagtttgccaaaatgcacctaaaagactctcagaccacgaTTAAGAAAATtctttggtctgatgagacagAGATTGAACTTTTTGCCataaatgccaggcatcatgtttggaggaaaccaggcaccgctcatcaccaggccaataccatccctacagtgaagcatggtggtggcagtatcATGCTGCGGGtatgtttttcagcagcaggaactgggagactagtcaggatagagggaaagatgaatgcagcaatgtacagagacatcctgggtaaaaacaatgcttcccatccaaccttatgaggtgctgcaaagaggaatgggcgaaactgcccaaagatcggTGTGCCAAGCTTGAGGCATGGTATTCAAAAAtaattgaggctgtaatttctgccaaaggtgcatcaacaaagtattgagcaaaggttgtGAATACCTACAGTATGTGCATGTGATTtgttagtttaaaaaaagaaaaacattatttaaaaaagctccaaaaatgttttcccattATCATTAGGGGGTATTgtctagaattttgaggacaaaatagtatttattccatttttgaataaggctgtaacatcacaaaatgtggaaaaagtgaagcgctgtgaatactttccggatgccctGTATATTCTTCTAGGTGAGACAGAACCAACAGAGCCTTTTTTAGTTGCAGGGATCACACTCCATTTTGCCTCATTTTCGGCAAGACTTGATCTACTTGATCGCACGCGATCGACTAACTGATTATTATGCCCATGCCTAGTTTGGGTTACCCACTTCTGCTATGCTAAAATAACGTTGAGCCAGGAGCTTTCAGATTAGCTCTATAGGGTGGCCTTTTAGCATATTGACTCTAATCAAAAAGTTATGTCATGAATGTAATAATGCATAATAATTTGTGATTATTCACCAAATCATGAACATAatctgattattttttattttagcgcCGCAGTGGCATGTGTCGGAGCTTTTTATGAGAAGATGGGGAGGATGCTTGGAAGCTCCTTTCCAGACACTATTAATAATCTTTTGAAGGCATTAAAGAGTGCAGAGGTACAGTATGACATCTTAATAAAGTCATGACAACAGAAATTCAACTTGAGTGTATTGGAACTCAGTAAATGCATGCATTCTTCAGAATATGATGCATATATGTCCGTTTTCATAATTCTTCTGCTTTATGCAGTCCCAAGgcagaggagagatactcctcagTCTGCAGAAGGTGCTAAATGGACTAGGTGGAGCTGCAGCTTCATGTCACAGGGACATCTACAAGAATGCCCGCTCTTTACTCACAGACAGGTCCATGGCTGTGCGTTGTGCAGTGGCAAAGGTGAACCGTGCACAGTATAAGCATCATACAACTATATAATgtcaacaactaccgtatttttcggactaaaagttgcagtttttttcatagtttggccgggggtgcgacttatactcaggagcgacttatgtgtgaaattattaacacattagcgtaaaatatcaaataatattatttagctcattcacgtaagagactagacgtataagatttcatgggatttagcgattaggagtgacagattgtttggtaaacgtatagcatgttctttatcaatcaatcaatcaatcaatctttatttatatagccctaaatcacaagtgtctcaaagggctgcacaagccacaacgacatcctcggtacaaagcccacatatttatgttatagttatttgaatgactcttaccataatatgttacgttaacataccaggcacgttctcagttggttatttatgcctcatataacg harbors:
- the LOC140678573 gene encoding G patch domain-containing protein 11-like isoform X2, which translates into the protein MDVLKTITVDVTILQDVKPGVSKVRRVQEALKREEKHKESNIKNRQKTFKEQEKESREAALQSSISNENKGFALLKKMGYKAGQGLGKEGAGRIDPIPLNIKTDRGGIGMEEAKKRKAEEELEHYRKKVQAKQKNETKSLEDFRSRVRTEREERKIEGDLRRSQRACEHLDSQKGITVPREEWYWPKVENEEEVDGLQLEEEAREEDIAELTSFDQLQILTSYLRGIHFYCIWCGTTYNDEEDLSSNCPGDTAADHE
- the LOC140678573 gene encoding G patch domain-containing protein 11-like isoform X1 codes for the protein MSDEEDDYMSDAFLNQIQDVKPGVSKVRRVQEALKREEKHKESNIKNRQKTFKEQEKESREAALQSSISNENKGFALLKKMGYKAGQGLGKEGAGRIDPIPLNIKTDRGGIGMEEAKKRKAEEELEHYRKKVQAKQKNETKSLEDFRSRVRTEREERKIEGDLRRSQRACEHLDSQKGITVPREEWYWPKVENEEEVDGLQLEEEAREEDIAELTSFDQLQILTSYLRGIHFYCIWCGTTYNDEEDLSSNCPGDTAADHE
- the LOC140678574 gene encoding HEAT repeat-containing protein 5B-like yields the protein MELAHSLLLNEEALAQITEAKRPVFIFEWLRFLDKVLVAANKVDVKEKQKKLVDQLTGLISSAPGPPTRKLLAKNLATLYSIGDTFTVFQTLDKCNDIIKSKDDTPAYLPTKLAAVACVGAFYEKMGRMLGSSFPDTINNLLKALKSAESQGRGEILLSLQKVLNGLGGAAASCHRDIYKNARSLLTDRSMAVRCAVAKCLSELQNEAVFMWTTELENMATLCFKALEGSNYGVRVAVAKLLGTVMATALMPKQAAVMRQNVKRATLEEVLELMATGFLRGGSGFLKSGGEMLKGGASVSREVRVGVTQAYVVFVTTLGGQWLERNFATFLSHVLDLVSHPRATQTHVEAVYSRRC